The following are encoded together in the Brassica napus cultivar Da-Ae chromosome A9, Da-Ae, whole genome shotgun sequence genome:
- the LOC106369159 gene encoding ubiquitin-conjugating enzyme E2 1 — protein MSTPARKRLMRDFKRLQQDPPAGISGAPQDNNIMLWNAVIFGPDDTPWDGGTFKLSLQFSEDYPNKPPTVRFVSRMFHPNIYADGSICLDILQNQWSPIYDVAAILTSVQSLLCDPNPNSPANSEAARMYSESKREYNRRVRDVVEQSWTAD, from the exons ATGTCGACTCCAGCAAGGAAGAGGTTGATGAGGGATTTCAAGAGGCTGCAGCAAGACCCACCTGCTGGTATAAGCGGTGCTCCACAAGACAACAACATCATGCTCTGGAATGCTGTCATATTCGG GCCTGATGACACCCCATGGGATGGAG GTACTTTCAAACTCTCACTGCAGTTCTCTGAAGATTATCCTAATAAACCGCCGACAGTTCGTTTTGTGTCACGGATGTTCCATCCAAATA TTTATGCTGATGGGAGTATATGCTTGGACATTCTCCAAAACCAGTGGAGTCCTATATATGATGTTGCTGCTATTCTTACCTCAGTCCAG TCGTTGCTCTGTGACCCTAATCCGAATTCTCCTGCAAACTCGGAAGCTGCTCGGATGTACAGCGAAAGCAAGCGTGAGTACAACAGAAGAGTGCGTGATGTTGTGGAGCAAAGCTGGACTGCTGACTAG
- the LOC106380926 gene encoding probable serine/threonine-protein kinase PBL2, producing MGNCLDSSAKVDSSSHSPHANSGSSASNVSSNTSRSTGPSGRSTNSYSTGSSSLGSSLPTQPRTEGEILSSPNLKAFSFNELKNATKNFRPDSLLGEGGFGRVFKGWIDETTLTASRPGSGIVVAVKKLKPEGFQGHKEWLTEVNYLGQLSHPNLVLLVGYCLEGENRLLVYEFMPKGSLENHLFRRGAQPLTWAIRMKVAVGAAKGLNFLHEAKSQVIYRDFKAANILLDAEFNAKLSDFGLAKAGPTGDNTHVTTKVMGTQGYAAPEYIATGRLTAKSDVYSFGVVLLELISGRRAMDNSNGGVEYSLVDWAKPYLDDKRKLFRIMDTKLGGQYPQKGALAAASLALQCLNPDAKLRPKMSEVLVTLEQLESAAKPGGKHTQMESPRGRHSSGVQKSSVRFGQDRPLGNITPGASPLPSYSKSPRVR from the exons ATGGGTAATTGCTTAGATTCATCAGCTAAGGTGGATAGCAGCAGCCATAGCCCACATGCTAATTCTG GTTCGTCTGCGTCAAATGTCTCGAGCAACACAAGCCGTTCAACGGGTCCTTCAGGAAGAAGCACAAACTCTTACAGCACAGGAAGCAGTAGTTTAGGATCATCATTACCAACGCAGCCAAGAACAGAAGGAGAGATACTTTCATCTCCCAATCTAAAAGCTTTCTCTTTCAACGAACTAAAGAACGCTACCAAGAACTTCCGTCCTGATAGTCTACTAGGCGAAGGAGGTTTCGGTCGTGTATTCAAAGGATGGATTGATGAAACAACTCTCACTGCTTCACGACCTGGTTCTGGTATCGTCGTTGCTGTTAAGAAGCTTAAGCCTGAAGGTTTCCAAGGTCATAAAGAGTGGCTG ACTGAAGTGAACTATCTCGGTCAACTTAGTCACCCAAATCTTGTATTACTAGTTGGTTATTGCTTAGAAGGCGAAAACCGGCTTCTTGTATATGAATTCATGCCTAAAGGAAGCTTGGAGAATCATCTTTTTAGAC GTGGTGCACAGCCACTTACATGGGCAATAAGAATGAAAGTGGCAGTAGGTGCAGCTAAAGGGCTTAATTTTCTTCACGAAGCAAAGTCACAAGTGATTTATAGAGACTTTAAAGCTGCTAACATTCTACTCGACGCT GAGTTCAATGCTAAGCTTTCAGATTTCGGTTTGGCCAAAGCAGGACCTACCGGTGATAACACACATGTGACCACAAAGGTTATGGGTACTCAGGGATATGCTGCTCCTGAATATATCGCCACAG GTAGATTAACAGCAAAGAGTGACGTGTACAGCTTCGGCGTGGTACTACTGGAACTAATATCAGGAAGACGTGCCATGGACAATTCAAACGGAGGAGTTGAATATAGTCTTGTAGACTGGGCAAAACCATACCTTGACGACAAGCGAAAGCTTTTCCGCATAATGGACACAAAACTAGGCGGCCAGTATCCACAAAAGGGAGCTCTCGCAGCTGCTAGCCTCGCGTTGCAGTGCCTAAACCCTGACGCAAAGCTAAGGCCAAAAATGTCTGAGGTTTTAGTCACGTTAGAGCAGCTAGAGTCCGCTGCTAAACCTGGAGgtaaacacacgcaaatggaATCTCCAAGGGGTCGTCATTCCTCTGGTGTGCAGAAGTCTTCGGTAAGATTTGGTCAAGATCGGCCTCTGGGGAACATAACTCCTGGTGCATCGCCTTTGCCTTCTTACAGTAAGTCTCCGCGTGTGAGATGA
- the LOC106369155 gene encoding UDP-galactose/UDP-glucose transporter 3 translates to MESHGSGLRRVLLLSFCVAGIWAAYIYQGVLQETLSTKRFGEDEKRFEHLAFLNLAQNVVCLVWSFIMIKLWSNGGSGGAPWWTYWSAGITNTIGPAMGIEALKYISYPAQVLAKSSKMIPVMLMGSLVYGIRYTLPEYLCTFLVAGGVSMFALLKTSSKTISKLANPNAPLGYGLCFLNLAFDGFTNATQDSITARYPKTSAWDIMLGMNLWGTIYNMVYMFGLPHGSGFEAVQFCKQHPEAAWDILMYCLCGAVGQNFIFLTISRFGSLANTTITTTRKFVSIVVSSVLSGNPLSSKQWGCVSMVFGGLSYQIYLKWRKLQRTQKKKKT, encoded by the exons ATGGAATCCCACGGCTCCGGTCTCCGGCGAGTTCTATTGCTGTCGTTCTGCGTCGCCGGGATCTGGGCCGCCTACATTTACCAAGGCGTTCTTCAGGAAACCCT GTCCACGAAGAGATTTGGGGAAGACGAGAAGAGATTCGAGCATCTTGCGTTTCTGAACTTGGCTCAGAATGTTGTCTGCTTGGTTTGGTCTTTTATAA TGATTAAGCTGTGGTCTAATGGAGGTAGTGGTGGAGCTCCATGGTGGACGTACTGGAGTGCTGGCATTACTAATACCATTGGTCCTGCCATGGGCATTGAAGCTCTCAAGTATATTAGTTACCCTGCTCAG GTCCTAGCGAAGTCTTCTAAAATGATTCCAG TCATGTTGATGGGGTCCTTAGTGTATGGCATAAGATACACTTTACCTGAGTATCTTTGCACCTTTCTTGTTGCTGGTGGAGTGTCCATGTTTGCCCTTCTGAAG ACAAGTTCAAAGACCATAAGCAAGCTAGCAAATCCAAACGCTCCCCTTGGTTACGGCCTCTGCTTCTTGAACCTCGCCTTCGACGGGTTCACAAACGCCACGCAAGACTCCATCACCGCACGGTATCCGAAAACCAGCGCGTGGGACATAATGCTGGGGATGAACCTATGGGGAACCATATACAACATGGTCTACATGTTTGGGTTGCCGCACGGGAGCGGATTCGAAGCCGTGCAGTTCTGCAAGCAGCACCCTGAGGCGGCGTGGGACATTCTCATGTACTGTCTGTGCGGGGCGGTGGGACAGAACTTCATATTCTTGACGATAAGCAGATTCGGGTCTCTAGCTAACACGACCATAACCACGACGAGGAAGTTTGTGAGCATCGTGGTGTCTTCAGTTCTGAGCGGGAATCCGTTGTCGTCGAAACAGTGGGGATGTGTGTCGATGGTGTTTGGTGGTTTGTCTTACCAGATTTATTTGAAGTGGAGGAAGCTGCAGAGGacgcagaagaagaagaagacttga
- the LOC106369153 gene encoding F-box/kelch-repeat protein SKIP11-like isoform X1, giving the protein MVEDRTHLLSRVFSSSRPSESNWDHMYPPQEEDSLKNGKRALDDDDDELKDDLRHTKSRKLSDDDSLINDIIGRDISISCLIRCSRSDYPSIASLNRSFRSLVKSGAIYKLRRQNRIIEHWVYFSCQLLEWVAFDPVERRWMNLPTMRSGDTFMCTDKESLAVGTDLLVLGKDDGSSHVVYRYSLLTNSWSPGKKMNSPRCLFGSASLGEIAIFAGGCDSLGKISDVAEMYNSELQTWTTLPKMNKPRKMCSGVFMDGKFYVIGGVGGGEEYDLAAKKWTEIPEMSPPRSKEMPASAEAPPLVAVVSNELYAADHAGMVVRKYDKGSKKWFTLGRLPERAGSVNGWGLAFRACGERLIVIGGPKSSGGGFIELNSWIPTSGGSPPVWTLLDRKHSSNFVYNCAVMGC; this is encoded by the coding sequence ATGGTTGAAGATCGTACCCATCTGTTATCTCGAGTCTTCTCATCTTCTCGTCCCTCGGAATCAAACTGGGATCACATGTATCCACCACAAGAAGAAGACTCCCTCAAAAACGGCAAAAGAGCTTTAGATGACGATGACGATGAGCTTAAAGACGATCTCAGACATACCAAATCCCGCAAACTGTCTGATGATGACTCACTCATCAACGACATCATCGGCAGAGACATTTCCATCAGCTGTCTGATCCGCTGCTCCCGGTCCGACTACCCCTCAATCGCTTCCCTAAACCGGAGTTTCCGGTCTCTGGTTAAGTCCGGAGCCATTTACAAGCTCCGGAGACAGAACCGGATCATCGAGCACTGGGTCTACTTCTCCTGCCAGCTCCTTGAATGGGTTGCCTTCGACCCGGTCGAAAGAAGATGGATGAATCTCCCGACGATGCGTTCAGGCGATACCTTCATGTGCACGGATAAAGAGTCTCTCGCTGTCGGAACAGACTTGCTTGTCCTAGGCAAAGACGATGGCTCTTCTCACGTTGTGTATAGATACAGCCTCTTGACTAACTCTTGGTCTCCCGGCAAGAAGATGAACTCTCCGAGGTGTTTGTTCGGGTCAGCGAGCTTAGGAGAGATCGCTATCTTCGCCGGTGGTTGTGACTCTCTAGGTAAGATCAGTGACGTTGCGGAGATGTATAACTCTGAGCTTCAGACGTGGACTACGCTTCCCAAGATGAACAAACCGAGGAAGATGTGTTCCGGTGTCTTCATGGATGGGAAGTTCTATGTGATTGGAGGGGTCGGCGGCGGCGAGGAGTACGATTTAGCGGCCAAGAAATGGACTGAGATACCGGAGATGTCGCCGCCGAGGAGCAAGGAGATGCCGGCGTCAGCGGAAGCGCCACCTCTCGTTGCGGTTGTGAGCAATGAGCTGTATGCTGCGGATCATGCTGGTATGGTGGTGAGGAAGTATGATAAAGGGAGTAAGAAGTGGTTTACTTTAGGGAGGTTGCCTGAGAGAGCTGGCTCGGTTAACGGTTGGGGGTTGGCGTTTAGGGCTTGCGGTGAGAGGTTGATTGTGATTGGTGGGCCTAAGAGCTCTGGTGGAGGGTTCATTGAGCTGAACTCTTGGATACCAACTAGTGGTGGAAGCCCTCCTGTGTGGACATTGCTTGATAGGAAACATTCATCTAATTTTGTTTACAATTGTGCAGTGATGGGTTGCTGA
- the LOC106369153 gene encoding F-box/kelch-repeat protein SKIP11-like isoform X2: MYPPQEEDSLKNGKRALDDDDDELKDDLRHTKSRKLSDDDSLINDIIGRDISISCLIRCSRSDYPSIASLNRSFRSLVKSGAIYKLRRQNRIIEHWVYFSCQLLEWVAFDPVERRWMNLPTMRSGDTFMCTDKESLAVGTDLLVLGKDDGSSHVVYRYSLLTNSWSPGKKMNSPRCLFGSASLGEIAIFAGGCDSLGKISDVAEMYNSELQTWTTLPKMNKPRKMCSGVFMDGKFYVIGGVGGGEEYDLAAKKWTEIPEMSPPRSKEMPASAEAPPLVAVVSNELYAADHAGMVVRKYDKGSKKWFTLGRLPERAGSVNGWGLAFRACGERLIVIGGPKSSGGGFIELNSWIPTSGGSPPVWTLLDRKHSSNFVYNCAVMGC, translated from the coding sequence ATGTATCCACCACAAGAAGAAGACTCCCTCAAAAACGGCAAAAGAGCTTTAGATGACGATGACGATGAGCTTAAAGACGATCTCAGACATACCAAATCCCGCAAACTGTCTGATGATGACTCACTCATCAACGACATCATCGGCAGAGACATTTCCATCAGCTGTCTGATCCGCTGCTCCCGGTCCGACTACCCCTCAATCGCTTCCCTAAACCGGAGTTTCCGGTCTCTGGTTAAGTCCGGAGCCATTTACAAGCTCCGGAGACAGAACCGGATCATCGAGCACTGGGTCTACTTCTCCTGCCAGCTCCTTGAATGGGTTGCCTTCGACCCGGTCGAAAGAAGATGGATGAATCTCCCGACGATGCGTTCAGGCGATACCTTCATGTGCACGGATAAAGAGTCTCTCGCTGTCGGAACAGACTTGCTTGTCCTAGGCAAAGACGATGGCTCTTCTCACGTTGTGTATAGATACAGCCTCTTGACTAACTCTTGGTCTCCCGGCAAGAAGATGAACTCTCCGAGGTGTTTGTTCGGGTCAGCGAGCTTAGGAGAGATCGCTATCTTCGCCGGTGGTTGTGACTCTCTAGGTAAGATCAGTGACGTTGCGGAGATGTATAACTCTGAGCTTCAGACGTGGACTACGCTTCCCAAGATGAACAAACCGAGGAAGATGTGTTCCGGTGTCTTCATGGATGGGAAGTTCTATGTGATTGGAGGGGTCGGCGGCGGCGAGGAGTACGATTTAGCGGCCAAGAAATGGACTGAGATACCGGAGATGTCGCCGCCGAGGAGCAAGGAGATGCCGGCGTCAGCGGAAGCGCCACCTCTCGTTGCGGTTGTGAGCAATGAGCTGTATGCTGCGGATCATGCTGGTATGGTGGTGAGGAAGTATGATAAAGGGAGTAAGAAGTGGTTTACTTTAGGGAGGTTGCCTGAGAGAGCTGGCTCGGTTAACGGTTGGGGGTTGGCGTTTAGGGCTTGCGGTGAGAGGTTGATTGTGATTGGTGGGCCTAAGAGCTCTGGTGGAGGGTTCATTGAGCTGAACTCTTGGATACCAACTAGTGGTGGAAGCCCTCCTGTGTGGACATTGCTTGATAGGAAACATTCATCTAATTTTGTTTACAATTGTGCAGTGATGGGTTGCTGA
- the LOC106365367 gene encoding 60S ribosomal protein L10-1: protein MPSHLLKLVRAAAVLSSGSEWRREKERDAMGRRPARCYRQIKGKPYPKSRYCRGVPDPKIRIYDVGMKKKGVDEFPFCVHLVSWEKENVSSEALEAARIACNKYMVKSAGKDAFHLRIRVHPFHVLRINKMLSCAGADRLQTGMRGAFGKALGTCARVAIGQVLLSVRCKDGHGHHAQEALRRAKFKFPGRQKIIVSRKWGFTKFNRADFTKLRQEKRVVPDGVNAKFLSCHGPLANRQPGSAFLPATY, encoded by the exons ATGCCAAGTCATTTGCTTAAGCTTGTTCGAGCAGCAGCAGTCCTGTCGTCAGGTAGTGAGTGGAGGAGGGAAAAGGAGAGAGACGCCATGGGAAGAA GACCAGCTAGGTGTTACCGTCAGATCAAGGGCAAGCCATACCCTAAATCTCGCTACTGTCGTGGTGTGCCCGATCCCAAGATCAGGATCTACGATGTCGGCATGAAGAAGAAAGGTGTTGACGAGTTCCCTTTCTGCGTCCACCTCGTCTCCTGGGAGAAGGAGAACGTCTCCAGCGAAGCTCTCGAAGCTGCGCGTATCGCTTGCAACAAGTACATGGTGAAATCCGCGGGAAAAGATGCTTTCCATCTGAGGATTAGGGTTCACCCTTTCCATGTTCTGAGGATCAACAAGATGCTTTCGTGTGCTGGAGCTGATAGGCTTCAGACTGGTATGAGAGGTGCTTTTGGAAAGGCGTTGGGTACTTGTGCTAGGGTTGCGATTGGGCAAGTGCTTTTGTCTGTGAGGTGTAAGGATGGTCATGGTCACCATGCTCAGGAGGCTCTGAGGAGGGCTAAGTTTAAGTTCCCTGGTCGTCAAAAGATTATCGTCAGCAGGAAATG GGGTTTCACTAAGTTTAACAGAGCAGACTTTACGAAGTTGAGGCAAGAGAAGCGTGTTGTTCCTGATGGTGTTAATGCTAAG TTCCTTTCATGTCATGGACCTTTGGCTAACCGTCAGCCCGGAAGTGCATTTTTGCCAGCCACCTATTGA
- the LOC106365366 gene encoding uncharacterized protein LOC106365366, which produces MSEHLVVYVDRLMQPVPSPPVESETPEPSCIMEDNAVDIYEREGEEEEDPLVWWGECRICQEESAIKNLESPCSCNGSLKYAHRKCVQRWCNEKGNTICEICHQPYQAGYTSPPPPPQSDETTIDIGGGWTISGLDLDDPNLLAIAEAERQILELEYDDYTEPDTTLAAFFRISALIMMTLLLRYALTIPDYADGEEEDPSSILSLFLLRAATFLLPCYIMASAINILHQRRQRQEAEALATRFALVLSSRQPRDMVNYLSMEP; this is translated from the exons ATGAGTGAACACTTGGTGGTATATGTCGACCGACTGATGCAGCCGGTTCCGTCACCTCCCGTTGAGTCAGAAACACCTGAGCCGTCTTGCATCATGGAGGATAATGCAGTTGATATCTacgagagagagggagaggaagaggaggatCCACTGGTTTGGTGGGGGGAGTGTCGTATTTGTCAGGAGGAGTCTGCTATTAAGAATCTTGAGAGTCCATGTTCTTGCAATGGAAGCCTAAAG TACGCTCACAGAAAATGTGTTCAACGTTGGTGCAATGAAAAGGGAAACACTATATGCGAGATCTGTCATCAG CCATACCAAGCTGGATATACctctccaccacctccacccCAGTCTGATGAAACTACTATTGACATTGG GGGAGGATGGACAATCTCAGGTCTGGATTTAGACGATCCAAACCTACTTGCAATCGCAGAAGCTGAACGTCAGATTCTAGAGTTGGAGTATGATGATTATACAGAACCAGATACTACTCTAGCTGCATTTTTCCGCATATCTGCTCTTATT ATGATGACTCTTCTATTGCGATACGCACTAACTATACCAGATTATGCAGATGGTGAAGAGGAGGATCCTTCTTCAATACTTTCT CTTTTCTTACTCCGAGCTGCTACTTTTCTTCTTCCTTGCTACATAATGGCATCAGCTATTAATATCTTGCATCAGCGAAGACAAAGACAG GAAGCAGAGGCTTTAGCCACCCGGTTTGCCTTGGTGCTCAGTTCACGTCAACCTAGAGACATGGTTAATTATTTGTCTATGGAGCCTTGA
- the LOC106365364 gene encoding dual specificity protein phosphatase 12-like has translation MQKLDLIRENLYLGDICAAAEVLKNGSSEISHVLTVLHCPSISVFEEWRNVRLDSKEIKEVYVGDDDHQGREFAAESALPSGNLLYSLEHTGKDLKFTRMAVFAYDQEWENLLDFFDICLDFIDAGRKEKGVLVHCFAGESRSASMVIAYLMRTEKLSCQDALASLKQSAHARPNLGFLKQLDLFERMNFKVDRSSSIYKHFRLKALGYLYSKDKRFDKLKLRADPRMSNEGSGSTFQCKKCRNVLLLQKQVIDHTPGEADLEFDDMFKNMMGEVHNKNPGDQKKCTSIFVEPLSWMNEAVEDDLPEGKLLCPKCKARLGSFDWLGSFCSCGSKIVPAFQLQMSRVDCIPVKADVKKKKKNMKHEKKIV, from the exons ATGCAGAAGCTTGACCTAATTAGGGAGAATCTATACCTCGGCGATATTTGTGCCGCTGCTGAAGTTCTCAAGAATGGTAGCTCCGAAATTTCGCACGTTCTTACAGTTTTACACTGCCCTTCCATATCTGTGTTCGAGGAATGGCGCAACGTGAGACTAGACTCAAAAGAAATCAAGGAAGTgtatgttggtgatgatgatcatCAAGGCAGAGAGTTTGCGGCAGAGagtgcgttgccatctgggaATCTTCTATATTCACTTGAACATACTGGCAAAGATCTCAAGTTTACTAGAATGGCTGTGTTTGCTTACGATCAAGAATGGGAGAATCTGCTTGATTTTTTCGATATTTGCTTGGATTTTATTGATGCTGGCCGCAAAGAGAAAGGTGTTTTAGTTCATTGCTTTGCAGGAGAATCTCGAAG TGCTTCTATGGTCATTGCGTATCTTATGAGGACCGAAAAGCTTTCTTGTCAAG ATGCGTTGGCGTCACTGAAGCAAAGTGCTCACGCTAGACCCAATCTTGGCTTCTTAAAACAG TTGGATTTGTTTGAAAGAATGAACTTCAAAGTTGACCGTTCCAGCTCTATTTACAAGCATTTCCGTCTAAAGGCTTTAG GTTATTTATACAGCAAAGATAAGAGATTTGACAAACTAAAGTTAAGGGCTGATCCGAGAATGTCAAATGAGGGTAGTGGTAGTACGTTCCAGTGCAAGAAATGCAGGAATGTTTTGTTGCTTCAGAAGCAAGTCATTGATCACACTCCTGGTGAGGCTGATTTAGAGTTTGATGACATGTTTAAAAACatgatgggagaggttcacaacAAGAATCCTGGTGATCAGAAAAAATGTACTTCTATATTCGTAGAGCCTCTCAGCTGGATGAATGAAG CTGTGGAAGATGATCTGCCTGAAGGAAAGTTACTGTGTCCCAAGTGTAAAGCGAGACTTGGAAGCTTTGACTGGTTAGGAAGTTTTTGTAGCTGCGGAAGCAAGATTGTTCCGGCGTTTCAACTTCAGATGAGCCGTGTGGATTGTATCCCTGTGAAAGCTgacgtgaagaagaagaagaagaatatgaagCATGAGAAGAAAATAGTCTAG
- the LOC106369152 gene encoding uncharacterized protein LOC106369152, with product MDESANKGLESKGTDAEIRKSSIRRISVEGYDTSLRMEDVDDALRKHFASCGNIIHVYVPRNYEETILCRYAFVYVNEEDVEKALRLDGSDMGGQILQIKSYPFHENHLENDLAPMKEVKVYWPQQTLKVTGYDTSLPVEDIEIELEKYFSSHGSFVYQDETASGAIKTKAYIYVQGPDAVDKALELSGRSVEGLNFVVTKVYPLPENPHMSGFIHPINLTRFTREQIEDPNLCFITEGQQKKSDTSEGNQKKKKKKKKKNKKSKTREGIQKKKKSETREGKQKKGVEISL from the exons ATGGACGAATCCGCGAACAAA GGTCTGGAATCGAAGGGTACTGATGCAGAGATTCGAAAAAGCAG CATTAGGAGAATTTCCGTCGAGGGATACGACACCTCCCTTCGTATGGAGGATGTCGATGATGCTTTGAGAAAACACTTCGCTTCATGTGGAAACATAATACATGTGTATGTTCCCAGAAACTATGAAGAGACGATTCTCTGCAG ATATGCCTTCGTTTATGTTAATGAAGAAGATGTAGAAAAGGCGCTGAGGCTTGATGGAAGTGACATGGGAGGACAGATTTTACAAATTAAGTCATACCCGTTTCACGAAAATCACCTTGAGAATGACTTGGCTCCTATGAAAGAAGTCAAAGTCTATTGGCCACAACAGAC GTTGAAGGTTACGGGTTATGACACTTCCCTTCCTGTCGAGGATATCGAGATAGAGCTAGAGAAATATTTCTCTTCACATGGTTCTTTTGTTTACCAAGATGAAACCGCTTCTGGTGCTATCAAAAC CAAAGCTTACATTTATGTCCAAGGTCCAGATGCTGTAGACAAGGCTCTGGAACTTAGTGGTCGTTCTGTGGAAGGCTTGAATTTTGTAGTTACTAAAGTTTATCCACTTCCAGAAAATCCACACATGTCTGGCTTCATTCACCCAA ttaaccTAACTCGCTTCACAAGGGAGCAGATAGAAGATCCAAATCTATGTTTCATTACTGAGGGACAGCAGAAGAAGAGTGATACATCGGAGggaaatcagaagaagaagaagaagaagaagaagaagaataagaagagcaAGACCAGGGAGGGaattcagaagaagaagaagagtgagacTAGGGAGGGAAAGCAGAAGAAGGGAGTAGAAATCTCTCTCTGA